ACAGCAGTAGGTAAAGTAGAAATCAAATAGCTACTCACCAAGTAAGTAACCATGTCTGACTTACACCAAAAACACCCAGACGACCTTGAAGAGGTTCTCGATGAACAATTCAAGGACGCAGATGCTAATTTTGCTCGTCCGAGTATTACAGTGTCCGAAGCTACAGAGGACACGCCCACTCCAGGACCATCAGCATTAGAGACTAATAACGGCATTTCAGAGCAAATCCATCTAGAGCGCACTCCAACTCGCATCAAGACGCGGGAATCATGTATTGGAGTGCCACCAATACCGGACCCGCTGAATCTGTCTGCGCTACAAAACTTCCAGCTCCAGCAAATCCGAACAAAGCTGCGTGGATTTAGTGAACTGCACAAGGAGCTGCTGGAACTGGCCACTCAAATAACTAGGCTCACGTTAGATGAACTCGAGGGCCACGAGAAAATGCTGGAAGCTGACTGGAACGAGGTAGTGACCATTCAAAAGGAATTCGCGGTCAACCTGCTTCCCACTCAAGAGTACCTGGCCTATGAGGGGTATAAAAAGGCCACCACATGGCGTCGGGAATGCTCAAAGTTGATTTATCAACTGAAAGGGCAACTTAAAAAAGAGGAGGCGAACGCCTCCACCTCAACTAAGCAGGCCAATCAACTGAAGCGAATCTCCCTCATCACGTTCGATGGGAGTCACTCTAAATGGAGCCAATTTAGAGATCTATTCCAATCACTGGTGGGCAAAGACGACTCAATCCCACCAGTACAGAAGCTGGTTCGTCTCAAGGAAGCACTCAAGGGACCAGCCTCTCAATTATTGTCCACCTTCACAATCACCGAGGAGAATTATGAGAAGGCATGGGACAAATTAGTGAGGAAATATGAGGATCCTAGATTAGCAGCACAAGCTCTATTCAACAGGGTCCTCAGTCTTCCCAAAATCACTAAGGCGAACGCAGAGAACCTCAATTCGAACGCAGCAGCTACGCTGGAGACGTTTGATCAGCTGATCACCACAACCAAGCTTCCAAAAGACCAGATTTTGGAACAGATGCTGGTTCATCTATTAAGAAGATCTCTGGACACAGAGACCCTAAGAGCATGGGAACTCAAAGTAGGGGATTCCAAGGATTTCCCATCACTCAAGGAGTTCACCAACTTCGTGGAGTCGTGCGCACGAGGCATCAACGCAGGAGAACGACTCCATTCCAAATCGCAGACCCAACGACCACGACCAGCATCTCCTCAAGGAACAAGAAGGGTTTTCACCGCGTCAACTCAATCAGCCGATCATCGGGAAGCAACAAAGCCCAGTAACAACTGCGCTTACTGCAAGGGGTCGCATTTCATCGCGAATTGCGAAAAATTCATAGCCCTGTCACCAATTAAGAGGAACGACTTCGTATCAACCACCAGACTGTGCTTTAACTGTCTAGGGCCACACGTCTTCTCAAAGTGCAAGACTCAAAAGACGTGCTTCACCTGCAAACGCAGGCACCACACGCTGATCCACGGAGGCAGCCCACACATCTCGGGAGAGGTTCAACAGAACGAGCCAGTAGCCTCCACCTCAAAGGCAGAAATTGCACCTCCGAAGAAGGAGTCGACAGATTGGAGTGAGTGtacataaaaatcattcactTTAATCAGAACCCTTATTGATCGCACTCAACTCAACAGACTCTAGACGTACATCACCGAAGACTACGCTCAACACGGCAACGATCAGTAAGGCAGAAGAGACACGCAATCAGAAGATACTCAATAATCAGCGGAGTCACCAATCAAAAGACACTCACCAATGTGTGTTGCTAGCCACAGCCCAAGCAAGAATCCAATCTCCAAGAGGCTTCACACTGAGTATAAGAATGCTCCTCGATCAAGGATCAGAGCTATCCTTCATCTCCGAGCAACTAGTAAAATCTCTCTACCTCTCAATAAGGTCATCATCAATTGAGCTCATCGGAATCGCAGAGACGAACGCAGGACGCACGAGAGGAGTAGCTTCAATTACGCTCTACGCAATCGACGGGTCAGAACAAGTTGACCTTGAAGCTCACGTCCTCAAGAAACTCACCGTGAAGCTACCATCCTTCTCCTGCAAATCACCAAGGATCGACCCACTCCAAGGTCTTCAACTAGCCGATCCAGACTATCTCAAACCTGGGCCAATAGACATCATATTAGGAGCTGATACCTATGGGCGGATCCTCAAGCAGAGAGTAGTCAGCTCCAGTAATACTCAATTAGTTGGCCAACAAACCGTATTCGGATGGATCCTATCCGGACCATTCGAATGCAAAGGTTGTTCACCAAGGATTTCATTATCGGCCGTAAAGGAATCCACCAATGAACAACTCCTAGAGCTTCTTCAAAGATTTTGGACCCAGGAAGAATTACCCACAACGCAGAGCTCAGAGCTATCACCAGATGAACTCCAgtgtgagaaaatatttaagtCCACGCACTCAAGAGACAAGACCGGGCGCTATACAGTTAGACTCCCTCTAAGGACATCAGCAGAAGCACTCGGCAACTCAAAGCTCAAAGCCTCAAGGCAACTACAGTCAGTTGCACGTCGTCTCAAGGCAGACGATAATTATGCCAAGCTCTATAGAGACTTCATCGATGAGTATGAGGCATTAGGACACATGAGGAGAGCACCAATAGAAGAAGAACCCTCCACAGCATACTATCTACCGCATCACGGGGTTCTACGAGAAGACGCACTCACTACGAAATTGAGAGTAGTCTTCAACGGCTCAAGCAAAACCTCATCAGGAATATCCCTCAACGATATCCTCTATCCTGGTGGGAAGCTCCAAGCAGACACGATGAACGTCTTGACATGGCTGAGAAAGCACAAACTAGTCTTTGGAACAGACATAGTCAAGATGTTTCGACAGATAAACGTTCACAAAGACCAGTGGAATCTCCAGAGAATACTGTGGCACAATTCGCAACAACAGCTCATCACCTACGAGCTCACCACAGTTACGTACGGACTCAACTGTTCTCCATGGCTATCTCTAAGAGTGCTCCAGCAATTAGCAGAGGACGAAGGCCATCGATATCCTGCCGCAGTTGAGACACTCACCAAAGGCAGATATGTCGATGACATTTATGGTGGAGCAGAAACCGCAGAAGAACTCAGAGAAATCGCCTGGCAGCTAAGTGGTCTTTGCCAAGCAGGCGGGTTTCCACTCCAGAAGTGGAGCAGCAACTGTCCACAAGCCTTGGAGACATTAGGAATATCATCAACTCAATCGATAATCCAATTCCAAGAGCCTATCACCAAAGTCCTTGGATTGTATTGGCATCAAACCACTGATACATTCCAATACAAATCAAAGGAGTTTGATTCAGCAGTGTTCACGAAGAGGACAACACTATCAGAAATAGCTCAACTCTTCGATCCATTGGGACTCATCGCACCAGTAGTCactcgaggaaaaataatcatccagGATCTATGGAAGTTAAAACTCAACTGGGATGAACCTCTACCAGAAGACTATCAACGCCAATGGAAAGACTTCAGGCTCAATCTCAATACGCTGAATCAAATCTCAGTACCGAGATGGCTGAGAATTTTATCCAAGACGAAGAGAATCCAAATCCATGGATTCGCAGACGCCTCCACCGCAGCAATGGGTGCAGTAGTGTACCTCAGGACAGAGAACTTCAATGAGCCTACTTCAACAGTACTGGTCTGCGCAAAAACAAGAGTGGCTCCTATCAAGCGTATGACCATTCCTCGTCTTGAACTCAACGCAGCTGTCCTGCTTACGAAGTTAGTGGTCATCACCAAAGAGATGATCGACCTCAGGGAAGTAGAAACTCACCTATGGACAGATTCTATGGTAACCCTGGCATGGATAAAAGGACACCCCTCAAGATGGAAAGACTACGTCCAAAACCGAGTCATCAAAATCCAGGACTCACTCCCAGATGCAAGCTGGAGACATATCAGCGGCAAGGAGAATCCAGCCGACTGTGCCTCAAGAGGAATAGCTCCTCAAGAACTAGCAGTACATCCCCTATGGTGGACCGGACCTGAATGGATTAATCAGGATCCCCAGGAATGGCCTTCCTCAATAGAAGACGTCCCAGCAGTAGCAGCAACCGAAGC
This genomic stretch from Diachasmimorpha longicaudata isolate KC_UGA_2023 chromosome 6, iyDiaLong2, whole genome shotgun sequence harbors:
- the LOC135163946 gene encoding uncharacterized protein LOC135163946, yielding MSDLHQKHPDDLEEVLDEQFKDADANFARPSITVSEATEDTPTPGPSALETNNGISEQIHLERTPTRIKTRESCIGVPPIPDPLNLSALQNFQLQQIRTKLRGFSELHKELLELATQITRLTLDELEGHEKMLEADWNEVVTIQKEFAVNLLPTQEYLAYEGYKKATTWRRECSKLIYQLKGQLKKEEANASTSTKQANQLKRISLITFDGSHSKWSQFRDLFQSLVGKDDSIPPVQKLVRLKEALKGPASQLLSTFTITEENYEKAWDKLVRKYEDPRLAAQALFNRVLSLPKITKANAENLNSNAAATLETFDQLITTTKLPKDQILEQMLVHLLRRSLDTETLRAWELKVGDSKDFPSLKEFTNFVESCARGINAGERLHSKSQTQRPRPASPQGTRRVFTASTQSADHREATKPSNNCAYCKGSHFIANCEKFIALSPIKRNDFVSTTRLCFNCLGPHVFSKCKTQKTCFTCKRRHHTLIHGGSPHISGEVQQNEPVASTSKAEIAPPKKESTDWNSRRTSPKTTLNTATISKAEETRNQKILNNQRSHQSKDTHQCVLLATAQARIQSPRGFTLSIRMLLDQGSELSFISEQLVKSLYLSIRSSSIELIGIAETNAGRTRGVASITLYAIDGSEQVDLEAHVLKKLTVKLPSFSCKSPRIDPLQGLQLADPDYLKPGPIDIILGADTYGRILKQRVVSSSNTQLVGQQTVFGWILSGPFECKGCSPRISLSAVKESTNEQLLELLQRFWTQEELPTTQSSELSPDELQCEKIFKSTHSRDKTGRYTVRLPLRTSAEALGNSKLKASRQLQSVARRLKADDNYAKLYRDFIDEYEALGHMRRAPIEEEPSTAYYLPHHGVLREDALTTKLRVVFNGSSKTSSGISLNDILYPGGKLQADTMNVLTWLRKHKLVFGTDIVKMFRQINVHKDQWNLQRILWHNSQQQLITYELTTVTYGLNCSPWLSLRVLQQLAEDEGHRYPAAVETLTKGRYVDDIYGGAETAEELREIAWQLSGLCQAGGFPLQKWSSNCPQALETLGISSTQSIIQFQEPITKVLGLYWHQTTDTFQYKSKEFDSAVFTKRTTLSEIAQLFDPLGLIAPVVTRGKIIIQDLWKLKLNWDEPLPEDYQRQWKDFRLNLNTLNQISVPRWLRILSKTKRIQIHGFADASTAAMGAVVYLRTENFNEPTSTVLVCAKTRVAPIKRMTIPRLELNAAVLLTKLVVITKEMIDLREVETHLWTDSMVTLAWIKGHPSRWKDYVQNRVIKIQDSLPDASWRHISGKENPADCASRGIAPQELAVHPLWWTGPEWINQDPQEWPSSIEDVPAVAATEARPSPSYPVAMKINALAELLNRYSRMEKVLQVTATLNRAIERFRRQPVPQTPVLTIRELTEARIFWVKITQAQYFASVHRLLVRNAQVPRSHPLAKLTPTLDELGIIRLGGRLKNSQLDPEEIHPAILPRQSRLTTLVLEEAHRKTLHGGTQLTLAFTRQKYWIIGGRGTVRAHIQKCAICIRHRGRQAQQRMAPLPAVRTSPTRAFLHTGVDYAGPLPILKWRPTNAQPSMVHIAVFVCFSTSAVHLELVSRQTTDAFIGAYKRFTGRRGIPEVMYSDNATTFVGAASILKTLYNQPSRENLEIQAALATQGTQWSFSPPRAPHFGGKWEAAVKSTKFHLKRVLGSSTFTYEELNSILIQIEACLNSRPITPMTDDAEDLQALTPGHFLIGEPLQIIPEPTLLNREPRKLQRWNLVTQKIQQFWSRWARECLQRYQAIYKWNQRERNIEVGDMALMIDEDYPPAKWPLARVIEIHPGADGLTRVATIRTSKASVPTQQNGTPILERITSTSSIFKRPIAKLCLLPTDPPPAEEPPEEEPEQEED